Within the Syntrophorhabdus sp. genome, the region AATGGTCGACGCGTCCCGCATCCTTGCCGCCATTTCCCGCTGCCCGAGCATCGTCGTCGAACCCCGCGTGGACACCATGCTTTTCAAGGAAGTGGAGTTCGTCAGGCTTTCGCGCAACACGATCCTAATCGTCTTCGTGACGACATCGGGAATGGTGCACAGGAGGTTCGTCGACACGGGGGAGGACATTGAGCAGGACGTGCTCGACGAAATGAAGGGTTACATGAACGAGCGTTTCTCGGGCATGCCCTTCTACGCCCTCAAGGAGAACATCATCAGGGACATCCGCAGGGACAGGGAGGATTTCCTGAGGCTCTACCGGAAGATACAGGACGCCGTGGACGTTCTCGTCGGCGAGGAAGAGAAGAGAGAGATATACATAGAAGGGGCGTCGAAGATGATCGGTATCCCCGAGTTCTCCGACGTGGAGAGGCTCAAGGACCTCTTCCGTGCCCTCGAGAACAAGGAAAGACTGATACAGCTCCTCGACCGGTACCTGAGCGATGAGGGCATCAATGTGATCCTTGGAAGCGAGAGCGATATGAAGGGGATGGAGGGCATGAGCATCATCACCTCGGCCTACCGGATAGGCGAGGACAGCTATGGCCTGCTCGGGATCATCGGCCCGATGAGGATGAACTACTCCCGTCTTATCCCCATAGTCGATTACACCGCACGGGCGGTGACGGATCTTTTCAGATCGATGTGAGGAAGGCGATGAACGAGAAAGACAAAGACCTGCTCCATGACGAGAGCGAGGAGAGACACGAGGAAAAGGGCGAGGGCGGGCAGAAGCACGAGGAGCAGAAGAAAAAGAAAAAGAAGGAAGAGTTCTCTTCGGAGGTGAAAAAGGAACTTGAGGAAAAGGAGGGAAAGATAAAGTCCCTCGAGGAAAGACTTCTATACCTTCAGGCCGATTTCGAGAACTTCAAGAAGATCAAGGCAAAA harbors:
- the hrcA gene encoding heat-inducible transcription repressor HrcA, with protein sequence MSDRERSVLELIVENYIVFAEPVGSITISRAMKKKVSSATIRNIMSGLEELGFLYKPHAVAGRVPTPRAFRYYVNSLPAPGAPGKKELKALESLSRLRYAYTEEVMVDASRILAAISRCPSIVVEPRVDTMLFKEVEFVRLSRNTILIVFVTTSGMVHRRFVDTGEDIEQDVLDEMKGYMNERFSGMPFYALKENIIRDIRRDREDFLRLYRKIQDAVDVLVGEEEKREIYIEGASKMIGIPEFSDVERLKDLFRALENKERLIQLLDRYLSDEGINVILGSESDMKGMEGMSIITSAYRIGEDSYGLLGIIGPMRMNYSRLIPIVDYTARAVTDLFRSM